The following proteins come from a genomic window of Rutidosis leptorrhynchoides isolate AG116_Rl617_1_P2 chromosome 10, CSIRO_AGI_Rlap_v1, whole genome shotgun sequence:
- the LOC139871219 gene encoding uncharacterized protein yields MAMLLYSCDQGKDLEDLRVHYKESFEKSVGDGGDTLFRKELWCGNDKLSNLFPRLYRLELLPYATIRERLGRVLNEFQSLKSLLANVSLDRNSKVKLRRSIVSNGEFKIFVWRALKNRFPTRVELDKRGIDLHSVRCPVCDGGLETVEHALVSCKFASDLWGRIFNWWKSGAFNNHNIVELLRENNVSSSMSSLGNSLWIAIKWIGVYVIWKNRNIKVFGDKSWKIPVALNEIQTLLFDWISNIVTGKKLDQQTWLSNPVGYLNLV; encoded by the exons GAAAAGATCTTGAAGATCTGCGGGTACACTACAAAGAATCCTTCGAAAAATCAGTTGGTGACGGTGGTGATACGCTTTTCAGGAAAGAGCTGTGGTGTGGTAATGACAAGTTGAGTAATCTTTTCCCAAGGTTATATCGACTTGAGTTACTCCCTTATGCAACCATTAGAGAACGATTGG GAAGGGTACTAAACGAATTCCAGTCCTTAAAAAGCCTTCTAGCGAATGTTTCTTTAGACCGCAACAGTAAAGTCAAGCTGAGGAGGTCAATCGTGTCCAATGGTGAATTCAAG ATTTTTGTTTGGAGAGCTTTAAAGAATAGGTTTCCCACGAGAGTCGAACTTGATAAACGTGGTATAGatcttcatagtgtacgttgtccggTTTGTGATGGTGGATTAGAAACAGTGGAGCATGCTCTTGTTTCATGCAAATTTGCGAGTGATCTTTGGGGTCGTATTTTCAATTGGTGGAAATCGGGTGCATTCAACAATCATAATATTGTCGAGCTTCTTAGAGAGAATAATGTATCTTCATCAATGTCGAGTCTTGGTAACTCCTTATGGATAGCCATTAAATGGATTGGTGTGTATGTCATTTGGAAAAATCGGAACATTAAGGTATTCGGTGACAAAAGTTGGAAAATCCCGGTTGCTCTCAATGAAATACAAACCTTATTATTTGATTGGATTTCAAATATAGTGACAGGAAAGAAGCTAGATCAGCAAACGTGGTTATCCAACCCGGTCGGGTATCTCAATTTAGTGTAA